Proteins encoded by one window of Vitreimonas flagellata:
- the ubiM gene encoding 5-demethoxyubiquinol-8 5-hydroxylase UbiM, which produces MNEYDLIIVGAGPAGQSLAARLAQAPLRIALIDGESKATLAAPAYDGREIALTQTSIARLKQLGAWERLAEAEVAPLTRAEVLNGQSPYVLSFADQPGNALGALAPNSAIRRALFHTIAGQENCDFHTGRAATLDAIDAKGAQVRLADGAIIRGKMVVAADTRFSLLRKGQGISAHMLDFGRTMLVCRVQHAQPQNGVATEWFGHGQTVAMLPLRGDQSSFVLTLSAHAMQSVMALSDVDFARDVERRTQARWGEITLTSRRHAYPLVAVYASRFVGRRFALIGDAAVGMHPVTAHGFNFGLRSAYALGDEIMRALKAGRDIADPRGLARYERGHRRATLPLYAATNAIAQLYSDERPFARVARTAGLRLMNLAPGARRLVEASLRH; this is translated from the coding sequence ATGAATGAGTATGATCTCATCATCGTCGGCGCCGGGCCGGCCGGCCAGAGCCTGGCGGCGCGTCTCGCACAAGCGCCCTTGCGGATCGCCTTGATCGACGGTGAGTCAAAAGCCACGCTGGCGGCGCCAGCCTATGACGGACGCGAAATCGCACTCACGCAAACCTCGATTGCACGCCTGAAGCAACTTGGCGCCTGGGAGCGTCTGGCGGAAGCAGAGGTCGCCCCACTTACGCGCGCGGAGGTACTGAACGGCCAATCGCCCTACGTGCTGAGCTTTGCCGATCAACCCGGAAACGCGCTTGGTGCCCTTGCGCCAAATTCCGCCATCCGGCGCGCCTTGTTTCACACGATCGCCGGCCAAGAGAATTGCGACTTTCACACCGGCCGCGCGGCGACACTTGACGCGATTGACGCGAAGGGCGCGCAGGTGCGTCTCGCGGACGGCGCCATCATCCGTGGTAAAATGGTCGTCGCCGCCGATACGCGTTTTTCCTTGCTCAGGAAGGGCCAGGGCATCAGCGCGCACATGCTCGACTTTGGCCGCACCATGCTGGTGTGCCGCGTACAGCATGCCCAGCCGCAGAACGGCGTCGCCACTGAATGGTTCGGCCACGGTCAGACGGTCGCCATGCTGCCGCTCCGTGGCGATCAGTCGTCCTTTGTGCTGACGCTCAGCGCCCACGCCATGCAAAGCGTGATGGCGCTATCTGACGTGGATTTCGCGCGCGATGTCGAGCGGCGCACCCAAGCGCGCTGGGGCGAAATCACGCTCACAAGCAGGCGCCACGCCTATCCGCTGGTGGCCGTCTATGCCAGCCGCTTCGTCGGGCGCCGCTTCGCTCTCATCGGCGACGCCGCCGTCGGCATGCACCCTGTCACGGCGCATGGCTTCAATTTTGGTCTTCGCAGCGCCTACGCGCTCGGAGACGAAATCATGCGCGCGTTGAAGGCAGGCCGCGACATCGCCGACCCGCGAGGCTTAGCACGGTATGAGCGCGGGCATCGCCGCGCCACGCTTCCCCTTTACGCCGCCACCAATGCGATTGCGCAGCTCTACAGCGACGAACGACCATTTGCGCGGGTCGCACGCACGGCGGGCTTGCGTCTGATGAACCTTGCACCAGGCGCGCGCCGCCTCGTCGAGGCGAGTTTGCGCCATTAA
- a CDS encoding NnrS family protein, whose protein sequence is MTSTAERYRTYQGPALFSMGFRPFFLLAALWAAIAVPIWVAAFSGWLPAEHFNRDWHAHEMVFGYLSGVIAGFLLTAVPNWTGRLPVTGAPLMGLVTLWCAGRVAMLAPDFALAPVFDASFLFVFALVIAREIIAGRNVRNIPVLALLCVLATANLLSHLGSFDPDLALLGERIGIGVVSMLVALIGGRIVPSFTRNWMAKQRMAPEPVASSRFDAIALGVAAIALSLWAAMPTHFATGLMLTLAGVLHLARLARWQGWRTHAEPLVLVLHVGYLWLCLGLLLSGMAILPLGVVPAASGLHALTAGAFGVMTLAVMTRASLGHTGQPLTAGPRISAIYWLVNLGAALRVVSPFFPDMYAPMLAASAFAWSGAFVWFVAVYAPLLLRRRVTISR, encoded by the coding sequence ATGACAAGCACCGCGGAACGCTATCGCACCTATCAAGGGCCGGCTCTCTTCAGCATGGGCTTTCGCCCGTTCTTTCTGCTCGCGGCTTTGTGGGCGGCGATCGCCGTTCCGATTTGGGTGGCGGCGTTTAGCGGCTGGCTGCCTGCGGAGCATTTCAATCGCGACTGGCACGCCCACGAAATGGTGTTCGGCTATTTGAGCGGCGTGATTGCCGGCTTCTTGCTGACAGCCGTGCCGAATTGGACCGGAAGGCTGCCAGTCACGGGCGCGCCGCTCATGGGGCTGGTTACGCTCTGGTGCGCGGGCCGTGTCGCCATGCTGGCGCCTGACTTCGCTTTGGCGCCCGTATTCGACGCATCGTTTCTGTTTGTGTTCGCGCTGGTGATCGCGCGTGAGATTATCGCTGGGCGCAATGTGCGTAACATCCCGGTGCTAGCGCTCCTCTGCGTGCTCGCAACCGCCAACCTGCTCTCACATCTGGGGTCATTCGATCCTGATTTGGCGCTCCTTGGCGAGCGCATCGGCATTGGCGTGGTCTCGATGTTGGTGGCGCTGATCGGCGGACGCATCGTGCCGAGTTTTACCCGCAATTGGATGGCCAAACAGCGTATGGCGCCCGAGCCCGTAGCGTCATCGCGGTTTGATGCGATTGCGCTTGGCGTGGCGGCCATCGCACTTAGCCTCTGGGCGGCGATGCCGACGCACTTTGCTACAGGGCTCATGCTCACACTGGCGGGCGTGCTTCATTTGGCGCGGCTTGCGCGCTGGCAAGGCTGGCGCACGCACGCTGAACCCTTGGTGCTCGTGCTGCATGTGGGCTATCTCTGGCTCTGCCTGGGCTTGCTGTTGAGCGGCATGGCTATTTTGCCGCTTGGCGTCGTGCCTGCGGCGAGCGGGCTGCACGCCCTAACCGCCGGCGCCTTCGGCGTCATGACGCTTGCGGTCATGACGCGCGCCAGCTTGGGGCACACTGGCCAGCCGCTCACGGCCGGCCCGCGCATCAGCGCCATTTATTGGCTGGTCAATCTGGGCGCTGCCTTGCGCGTCGTCTCCCCGTTTTTCCCTGACATGTACGCGCCCATGCTCGCCGCATCAGCGTTCGCGTGGAGCGGCGCGTTCGTTTGGTTCGTCGCTGTCTATGCGCCGCTCTTGCTGCGCCGCCGCGTGACAATCTCCCGGTGA
- the hemN gene encoding oxygen-independent coproporphyrinogen III oxidase, translated as MDPHLLPYAERQAPRYTSYPSAPHFSADVDGALYQSWLGALPERAALSLYLHIPYCKQLCWYCGCNTYLTRGGDIPDFVTTLMTEIDLVASAIGSHNVSEIHWGGGTPNILSPDEFLRLQHHLDFWFDLAPNLSHAIELDPRHITRALAASYIQAGVNRVSLGVQDLNPHVQMAMGRVQPQAQVAEAVAILRGAGITDLSFDLMYGLPHQTVQDVAHTIRLAADLAPNRIALFGYAHVPWFKRRQRLIDADALPDAEARFEQAELARTLLCDLGYESIGLDHFAKPEDPLAKAAHARTLHRNFQGYVPSSADALIGFGPSAISRLREGYAQNIPAVRTWARVVESGRLPTVRGHTQSADDARREAIIESLMCDLEVDLAPFGGAAAFTASLTALAPLALDGLVEINGDIIRVPTNMRAFCRLVASAFDAYANAGTQHSKAI; from the coding sequence ATGGATCCGCATCTCCTCCCCTACGCGGAACGTCAAGCGCCGCGTTACACCTCATATCCCAGCGCGCCACATTTCAGCGCGGATGTCGATGGCGCGCTCTATCAGTCCTGGCTTGGCGCCTTGCCTGAGAGAGCCGCTCTCTCGCTTTACTTGCACATCCCCTATTGCAAGCAGCTCTGCTGGTATTGCGGCTGCAATACCTACCTCACGCGCGGTGGCGACATTCCCGATTTCGTCACGACGCTGATGACCGAGATTGATCTCGTCGCCTCCGCGATCGGCTCGCACAATGTGAGCGAGATCCATTGGGGCGGTGGTACGCCAAACATCCTTTCTCCGGATGAATTTCTGCGGTTGCAGCATCATCTGGATTTTTGGTTCGATCTGGCGCCGAACTTGTCACACGCTATTGAACTTGATCCCCGTCATATCACGCGCGCGCTGGCGGCCAGCTATATTCAAGCGGGCGTTAATCGCGTCTCGCTCGGCGTTCAGGACCTCAACCCGCATGTGCAAATGGCGATGGGCCGGGTTCAGCCGCAGGCGCAGGTCGCTGAAGCCGTCGCTATACTCCGTGGGGCGGGCATCACGGACCTCAGCTTCGATCTCATGTATGGTTTGCCCCATCAAACCGTTCAGGATGTCGCCCACACGATCCGTCTTGCGGCAGACTTGGCGCCCAATCGCATCGCTCTGTTCGGCTACGCGCATGTGCCTTGGTTCAAGCGCCGCCAGCGCCTGATCGACGCCGACGCCTTGCCAGATGCTGAGGCGCGCTTCGAACAGGCGGAGCTCGCGCGCACCCTTTTGTGCGATCTCGGCTACGAGAGCATCGGCTTGGACCATTTCGCCAAGCCGGAGGACCCACTGGCCAAAGCGGCGCACGCCCGCACGCTCCATCGCAACTTTCAGGGCTACGTTCCAAGCAGTGCGGACGCCCTGATCGGCTTCGGTCCCTCCGCGATTTCGCGCCTGCGCGAGGGCTACGCGCAAAACATCCCCGCAGTGCGAACGTGGGCTCGGGTTGTGGAGTCCGGTCGCTTGCCGACCGTGCGCGGTCACACGCAGAGCGCCGACGATGCGCGCCGCGAGGCCATTATTGAATCGCTCATGTGCGACTTAGAAGTCGATCTTGCGCCGTTTGGCGGCGCCGCCGCCTTTACCGCCTCCCTCACCGCGCTCGCGCCGCTTGCATTGGACGGGCTGGTCGAGATCAACGGCGATATCATTCGCGTGCCGACAAATATGCGAGCGTTTTGCAGGCTCGTCGCCTCCGCGTTTGACGCCTACGCCAATGCCGGCACGCAACATTCAAAGGCAATCTAA
- the glp gene encoding gephyrin-like molybdotransferase Glp yields the protein MIGVAQAQALMLAAANPVETEQVPLRSARGRTLREDIVAARAQPPFRASAMDGYALRAADTPGVLRMIGETSAGRALDRALNPGECARIFTGAPLPDGADCVLIQEDAVRDGDQVTSPPIAAGRHVRDAGVDFEIGDVLLRTGRLMDAAAIALAAAAGRASLQVARAPKVAVLSGGNEIVPPGTLPAPDQIFDSMSYGIAALAESWGAGADTRAPFRDDASAIATSVGQSIDTHDLTIIVGGASVGDHDHARPALRRLGAEFLFEKVALRPGKPTWFARIGEKLVLGLPGNPASAFVCARLFLRPLLDQLCGRDPTASMRATSARTRTPLATNGPRATYLRAHVEADASGQLWARAPHNQDSSLISVFAGANALIVRASDAPAAPESALVDLIYL from the coding sequence ATGATTGGCGTAGCCCAAGCCCAAGCCCTCATGCTCGCCGCCGCCAATCCGGTGGAGACCGAACAAGTTCCCTTACGATCGGCGCGCGGACGAACGCTCCGCGAAGATATTGTCGCCGCCCGCGCCCAACCACCGTTTCGCGCCTCGGCGATGGACGGCTATGCCCTCCGCGCCGCAGACACACCGGGCGTCTTGCGCATGATCGGCGAAACCAGCGCCGGCCGCGCACTTGATCGCGCGCTCAACCCCGGCGAATGCGCGCGCATCTTTACTGGGGCGCCGCTTCCGGATGGCGCCGATTGTGTGCTGATCCAAGAGGACGCTGTTCGCGACGGCGATCAGGTAACATCGCCGCCAATCGCAGCAGGGCGCCACGTACGCGATGCCGGTGTGGATTTCGAAATCGGCGACGTACTGCTCCGCACCGGCCGTCTCATGGACGCCGCCGCCATTGCGCTGGCGGCGGCGGCTGGACGCGCGTCGCTCCAGGTCGCGCGCGCGCCGAAGGTGGCTGTCTTGAGCGGCGGCAATGAGATAGTCCCTCCAGGCACGCTCCCGGCGCCTGACCAAATCTTTGACTCCATGAGTTACGGCATCGCTGCTCTTGCCGAAAGCTGGGGCGCCGGCGCCGACACGCGCGCTCCGTTCCGCGACGACGCCAGCGCAATCGCCACGTCCGTCGGACAATCCATCGATACGCACGATCTTACGATCATCGTCGGCGGCGCCTCGGTGGGCGACCATGATCACGCGCGCCCTGCTTTGCGGCGGCTTGGCGCGGAATTCCTGTTTGAGAAGGTCGCGCTGCGACCCGGAAAGCCGACCTGGTTTGCGCGCATTGGCGAAAAGCTCGTGCTCGGGCTGCCGGGCAATCCGGCGTCCGCCTTTGTCTGCGCCCGCTTGTTCTTGCGGCCGCTCCTCGACCAGCTTTGCGGACGCGATCCGACAGCGTCGATGCGCGCCACAAGCGCACGCACCCGGACGCCTCTGGCGACAAACGGTCCACGCGCGACTTATCTGCGCGCGCATGTCGAAGCTGACGCCAGCGGACAGCTCTGGGCGCGCGCGCCACACAATCAGGATTCATCGCTGATCTCTGTATTCGCAGGCGCCAATGCGTTGATCGTACGTGCGTCGGACGCACCGGCGGCGCCGGAGAGCGCGCTCGTCGACTTGATCTACCTCTGA
- the moaC gene encoding cyclic pyranopterin monophosphate synthase MoaC, which produces MNDRLTHLDAEGRARMVDVGDKPATVREAVAQGHIRMANATLQRAMSGDTPKGDVRAIAEIAGVMAGKRTADLIPLCHPIALSSLKVDVAPDEKAPGFLVTARARTTGQTGVEMEALTAVSVACLTLYDMLKAIDRGMVIEGVGLIEKHGGASGSYVRDAS; this is translated from the coding sequence ATGAACGACCGCCTCACCCACCTTGATGCCGAAGGCCGTGCGCGCATGGTCGATGTCGGCGACAAGCCCGCCACTGTGCGCGAGGCTGTCGCACAAGGTCACATCCGCATGGCGAACGCGACCTTGCAGCGCGCCATGAGTGGCGACACGCCTAAGGGCGATGTCCGCGCGATCGCCGAAATCGCCGGCGTCATGGCAGGCAAACGCACCGCAGACCTCATCCCGCTGTGCCACCCCATCGCGCTTTCGAGCCTGAAGGTCGACGTAGCGCCAGATGAGAAGGCGCCAGGCTTTCTTGTGACGGCCCGCGCGAGAACAACCGGTCAAACCGGCGTTGAGATGGAAGCGCTCACCGCGGTTTCGGTCGCGTGCCTCACGCTCTACGACATGCTCAAGGCGATCGATCGCGGCATGGTCATCGAAGGCGTCGGCTTGATCGAAAAGCACGGCGGCGCCAGCGGCTCTTACGTGCGCGACGCATCATGA
- the moaB gene encoding molybdenum cofactor biosynthesis protein B, which translates to MSPHACRIDENLPFKPVHVAVLTISDTRDIESDTSGALLAELAQRDGHRIGARALVRDDVGEIRAQVSAWLQDPHIDVIVSTGGTGLTGRDVTPEALRPLFEKEIDGFSVIWHMLSYQGVGLSTLQSRACAGVAKGKFIFALPGSNGACRDGWEKIIRWQLDSRHTPCNMVEIMPRLLER; encoded by the coding sequence ATGAGCCCGCACGCTTGCCGCATTGATGAAAACCTTCCCTTCAAGCCGGTGCATGTCGCCGTCCTGACGATTTCCGATACACGCGATATCGAAAGCGACACCTCAGGCGCGTTGCTGGCCGAACTCGCGCAGCGCGATGGACACCGCATAGGCGCGCGCGCGTTGGTGCGCGACGATGTCGGTGAAATTCGCGCCCAGGTAAGCGCCTGGCTCCAAGACCCGCACATCGATGTGATCGTCTCCACAGGCGGCACGGGCCTCACCGGGCGCGATGTCACACCAGAGGCGCTACGCCCCCTCTTCGAGAAAGAGATCGATGGGTTTTCAGTCATCTGGCACATGCTGAGCTATCAAGGCGTCGGCCTCTCCACGCTCCAGTCGCGGGCGTGCGCTGGTGTGGCCAAAGGAAAATTCATCTTTGCTCTCCCCGGCTCTAACGGCGCCTGCCGCGATGGTTGGGAGAAGATCATCCGCTGGCAATTGGATAGCCGCCACACGCCCTGCAACATGGTCGAGATCATGCCACGCCTGCTGGAACGATGA
- a CDS encoding molybdenum cofactor biosynthesis protein MoaE has product MMHVVVTAEPFAPAHEVARFAAVRSDQCGALASFVGYCRGHAGESSVTALELEHYPGFTEGEIERLAQQVGAKHALDALLVIHRVGIIPAGEAIVLVAAQSAHRANTFAAVEEMMDYLKTDAPLWKRESGPDGARWIEPTNEDYARRQEHGA; this is encoded by the coding sequence ATGATGCATGTTGTCGTCACCGCCGAACCATTCGCGCCCGCCCACGAGGTCGCGCGCTTCGCTGCAGTGCGAAGCGATCAATGTGGCGCATTAGCGAGCTTCGTCGGCTATTGCCGGGGCCACGCGGGCGAGAGCTCTGTGACCGCACTTGAGCTGGAGCACTATCCTGGCTTCACCGAAGGTGAGATCGAGCGGCTCGCCCAGCAGGTGGGCGCCAAGCACGCGCTTGATGCACTCCTGGTCATCCACCGGGTCGGAATTATTCCCGCGGGTGAAGCGATTGTGCTTGTCGCGGCGCAGAGCGCCCATCGCGCCAACACCTTCGCCGCCGTTGAAGAAATGATGGATTATCTCAAGACCGACGCGCCGCTCTGGAAACGCGAATCTGGACCGGACGGCGCGCGCTGGATCGAACCCACAAACGAAGATTACGCACGCCGTCAGGAGCATGGCGCATGA
- a CDS encoding sulfite exporter TauE/SafE family protein — protein sequence MGESMILYLALAIASAAALYSSVGHGGASAYIALMALAGLAPDDVRPAALVLNIVVAGLGAFRFIRAGRFDWRVFWPFAIAAIPAAFLAGRIDVPEHIYRPLLAFALAAAALRYLVWPQIDAVKPSAPPSPLVALPVGAALGALAGLTGIGGGVYLSPLLVFAGWADPQRATGIAACFIVVNSLAGLAGRASLFATLPSFLPWLVGAASIGALIGTTWSLRGLNQAGVLRVLGLVLGIAAAALIA from the coding sequence ATGGGCGAGAGCATGATCCTCTATCTCGCCCTGGCCATAGCGTCGGCGGCGGCCCTCTATTCCTCCGTCGGTCACGGCGGCGCCTCCGCCTATATCGCGCTCATGGCGTTAGCGGGCCTGGCGCCTGACGACGTGCGACCAGCCGCGCTCGTCCTCAATATCGTTGTAGCCGGCCTCGGCGCATTCCGCTTCATCCGCGCCGGCCGCTTTGACTGGCGCGTCTTCTGGCCGTTCGCAATTGCAGCCATACCGGCCGCATTTCTTGCCGGACGCATTGATGTGCCGGAGCACATCTATCGCCCACTGCTCGCGTTCGCCCTCGCCGCGGCGGCTTTGCGCTATCTCGTCTGGCCCCAGATTGACGCCGTCAAGCCGAGTGCGCCGCCATCACCGCTCGTCGCGCTCCCCGTCGGCGCCGCTCTAGGCGCGCTCGCCGGCCTCACCGGCATTGGCGGGGGCGTCTATCTCTCGCCGCTGCTTGTGTTCGCCGGATGGGCCGATCCCCAACGCGCCACTGGCATCGCCGCATGTTTCATCGTTGTTAATTCGCTGGCGGGTCTTGCCGGTCGCGCGTCTTTGTTTGCGACTCTGCCCAGTTTTCTGCCTTGGCTTGTCGGCGCAGCGAGCATTGGCGCCTTGATCGGCACAACGTGGAGCCTGAGGGGCTTAAACCAAGCGGGCGTCCTGCGCGTTCTCGGACTCGTGCTCGGCATTGCCGCGGCGGCGCTCATCGCATGA
- a CDS encoding MoaD/ThiS family protein, with translation MTRILFFGRLRDLAGYAERDLEIPDTVATVTDLRALLSADDPELGDAIAARGVRVAVDQSFCLNELASVRDAREIAFMSPLSGG, from the coding sequence ATGACGCGCATCTTGTTCTTCGGTCGCCTCCGCGACCTTGCCGGCTATGCCGAGCGCGATTTGGAAATACCCGATACCGTCGCTACGGTCACGGATTTGCGCGCCCTGCTCAGTGCGGACGATCCCGAACTGGGTGACGCCATCGCCGCGCGCGGCGTCCGCGTCGCGGTCGATCAGAGCTTCTGCCTCAACGAACTGGCCTCCGTGCGCGATGCGCGTGAAATCGCCTTTATGTCACCGCTGAGCGGAGGCTGA